From Doryrhamphus excisus isolate RoL2022-K1 chromosome 22, RoL_Dexc_1.0, whole genome shotgun sequence, one genomic window encodes:
- the LOC131110018 gene encoding sulfotransferase 1C1-like: MSENQELKRHCPLVPLKGILATENIANNYNNVSAFCPDPSDLLIATYPKAGTTWVQEIVDLLLHSGDSETCKRAPTPIRMPFLENTARIGMPSGLDLLKAMEPPRVIKTHLPFHLVPKGFWENKCKVIYVARNAKDNLVSYFYFDQMNLTHPDPGPWEGYIQKFMHGQLPWGSWYDHVKGYWEEREKRNILYLFYEDMKENPRREMVRIMRYLDLSLSDDVISRIVELTSFKTMKDNPMANYNFITKPIFDQSRSTFMRKGEVGDWMNHFTPEQAAEFDEDYEKKMKHVNIPFRTQL; encoded by the exons ATGTCAGAGAACCAAGAACTTAAACGTCACTGTCCACTGGTTCCGCTAAAAGGGATTCTCGCTACAGAAAATATCGCCAACAACTACAACAATGTCTCGGCTTTCTGTCCTGATCCTTCAGACTTGCTTATTGCCACCTATCCTAAAGCAG GGACCACATGGGTACAGGAGATAGTGGATCTGCTTCTTCACAGTGGTGATAGTGAGACCTGCAAAAGAGCACCCACACCCATCAGAATGCCTTTCCTGGAGAATACCGCTCGGATAGGTATGCCCTCAG GCCTTGATCTCCTGAAGGCAATGGAACCTCCAAGAGTTATTAAAACGCATTTGCCTTTCCATCTCGTTCCAAAAGGCTTTTGGGAAAACAAATGCAAA GTGATCTACGTGGCTCGCAATGCGAAGGACAACCTGGTGAGCTACTTCTATTTTGATCAAATGAATCTCACCCACCCTGACCCTGGACCTTGGGAGGGCTACATCCAAAAGTTCATGCATGGACAAT TGCCATGGGGTTCCTGGTATGATCACGTCAAAGGTTACTGGGAGGAACGAGAAAAGAGAAACATCCTTTACCTCTTCTATGAAGACATGAAAGAG AACCCACGGCGTGAGATGGTGCGCATCATGAGGTACTTGGACCTGTCGCtttctgatgatgtcatcagccgCATTGTGGAGCTGACATCCTTCAAGACCATGAAGGATAACCCGATGGCCAACTACAATTTCATAACAAAACCCATTTTTGACCAATCCCGCTCCACCTTCATGAGAAAAG GAGAAGTTGGTGATTGGATGAATCATTTTACGCCAGAGCAGGCGGCAGAGTTTGATGAGGACtacgagaagaaaatgaagCATGTAAACATACCATTCAGAACACAGCTCTAA
- the LOC131109896 gene encoding sulfotransferase 1 family member D1-like isoform X1 has protein sequence MHKENQDRKRSNLLVQVEGVHVMEHIANNYNNVSAFCPDPSDLLIATYPKAGTTWVQETVDLLLHNGDSETCKSAPIPVRMPFLENSTRPGIPSGLDLLKAMEPPRVIKTHLPFHLVPKGFWENKCKVIYVARNAKDNLVSYFYFDQINLTHPDPGPWEGYIQKFMHGQLAWGSWYDHVKGYWEEREKRNILYLFYEDMKENPRREVERIMKYLDLSFSDDIISRIVELTSFKSMKENPMANYTFMSKTIFDLSLYTFMRKGEVGDWKNHFTPQQAKEFDEDYEKKMKNVNIPFRTQL, from the exons atgcataaag AGAACCAAGATCGCAAACGTTCCAATCTACTGGTTCAGGTGGAAGGGGTTCACGTGATGGAACACATCGCCAACAACTACAACAATGTCTCGGCTTTCTGTCCTGATCCTTCAGACCTTCTTATTGCCACCTATCCTAAAGCAG GGACCACGTGGGTCCAGGAGACAGTGGATTTGCTTCTTCACAATGGCGACAGTGAGACCTGCAAAAGCGCCCCCATACCAGTCCGAATGCCTTTCCTGGAGAATTCCACTCGACCAGGGATCCCCTCAG GCCTTGATCTCCTGAAGGCAATGGAACCTCCAAGAGTTATTAAAACGCATTTGCCTTTTCATCTCGTTCCAAAAGGCTTTTGGGAAAACAAATGCAAA GTGATCTACGTGGCTCGCAATGCGAAGGACAACCTGGTGAGCTACTTCTATTTTGATCAAATAAATCTCACCCACCCTGACCCTGGACCTTGGGAGGGCTACATCCAGAAGTTCATGCATGGACAAT TGGCATGGGGTTCCTGGTATGATCACGTCAAAGGTTACTGGGAGGAACGAGAAAAGAGAAACATCCTTTACCTCTTCTATGAAGACATGAAAGAG AACCCTCGGCGTGAGGTGGAGCGCATCATGAAGTACCTGGACTTGTCATtctctgatgacatcatcagccgCATTGTGGAACTGACGTCCTTCAAGAGCATGAAGGAGAACCCGATGGCCAACTACACTTTTATGTCCAAAACCATTTTTGACCTTTCGCTCTACACCTTCATGAGAAAAG GAGAAGTCGGCGATTGGAAGAATCATTTTACACCACAACAAGCCAAAGAGTTTGATGAAGACtacgagaagaaaatgaaaaatgtcaacataCCATTCAGAACACAGCTCTAA
- the LOC131109896 gene encoding sulfotransferase 1 family member D1-like isoform X2 — MHKGTTWVQETVDLLLHNGDSETCKSAPIPVRMPFLENSTRPGIPSGLDLLKAMEPPRVIKTHLPFHLVPKGFWENKCKVIYVARNAKDNLVSYFYFDQINLTHPDPGPWEGYIQKFMHGQLAWGSWYDHVKGYWEEREKRNILYLFYEDMKENPRREVERIMKYLDLSFSDDIISRIVELTSFKSMKENPMANYTFMSKTIFDLSLYTFMRKGEVGDWKNHFTPQQAKEFDEDYEKKMKNVNIPFRTQL, encoded by the exons atgcataaag GGACCACGTGGGTCCAGGAGACAGTGGATTTGCTTCTTCACAATGGCGACAGTGAGACCTGCAAAAGCGCCCCCATACCAGTCCGAATGCCTTTCCTGGAGAATTCCACTCGACCAGGGATCCCCTCAG GCCTTGATCTCCTGAAGGCAATGGAACCTCCAAGAGTTATTAAAACGCATTTGCCTTTTCATCTCGTTCCAAAAGGCTTTTGGGAAAACAAATGCAAA GTGATCTACGTGGCTCGCAATGCGAAGGACAACCTGGTGAGCTACTTCTATTTTGATCAAATAAATCTCACCCACCCTGACCCTGGACCTTGGGAGGGCTACATCCAGAAGTTCATGCATGGACAAT TGGCATGGGGTTCCTGGTATGATCACGTCAAAGGTTACTGGGAGGAACGAGAAAAGAGAAACATCCTTTACCTCTTCTATGAAGACATGAAAGAG AACCCTCGGCGTGAGGTGGAGCGCATCATGAAGTACCTGGACTTGTCATtctctgatgacatcatcagccgCATTGTGGAACTGACGTCCTTCAAGAGCATGAAGGAGAACCCGATGGCCAACTACACTTTTATGTCCAAAACCATTTTTGACCTTTCGCTCTACACCTTCATGAGAAAAG GAGAAGTCGGCGATTGGAAGAATCATTTTACACCACAACAAGCCAAAGAGTTTGATGAAGACtacgagaagaaaatgaaaaatgtcaacataCCATTCAGAACACAGCTCTAA
- the atp2a1l gene encoding ATPase sarcoplasmic/endoplasmic reticulum Ca2+ transporting 1, like isoform X1 translates to MENAHTKTPAECLSYFSVNENTGLSPDQFKKNLDKYGFNELPAEEGKSIWELIIEQFEDLLVRILLLAACISFVLAWFEEGEETITAFVEPFVILLILIANAVVGVWQERNAEDAIEALKEYEPEMGKVYRSDRKSVQRIKAREIVPGDIVEVSVGDKVPADIRIVSIKSTTLRVDQSILTGESVSVIKHTESVPDPRAVNQDKKNMLFSGTNIAAGKAIGVAIATGVSTEIGKIRDQMAATEQEKTPLQAKLDEFGEQLSKVISLICVAVWAINIGHFNDPVHGGSWIRGAVYYFKIAVALAVAAIPEGLPAVITTCLALGTRRMAKKNAIVRSLPSVETLGCTSVICSDKTGTLTTNQMCVTKMFIVKSAEGSHVDLDAFDISGSKYTPEGEVSQGGARTNCSSYDGLVEIATICALCNDSSLDYNEAKKIYEKVGEATETALSCLVEKMNVFNTNVKNLSRIERANACCSVVKQLMKKNFTLEFSRDRKSMSVYCTPTKGDGGAKMFVKGAPEGVIERCAYVRVGTTRVPLTNTIKEKIMAVIRDWGTGRDTLRCLALATRDTPLKPEEMNLEDSTKFADYENDLTFVGCVGMLDPPRKEVTGSIELCKAAGIRVIMITGDNKGTAIAICRRIGIFKEDEDVANKAYTGREFDDLPSHEQSEAVRRACCFARVEPSHKSKIVEFLQGYDDITAMTGDGVNDAPALKKAEIGIAMGSGTAVAKSASEMVLADDNFSSIVAAVEEGRAIYNNMKQFIRYLISSNVGEVVCIFLTAALGLPEALIPVQLLWVNLVTDGLPATALGFNPPDLDIMGKPPRSPKEPLISGWLFFRYMAIGGYVGAATVGGAAWWFLYDPTGPMITYHQLSHFMQCHDENEDFAGIECEIFEAAPPMTMALSVLVTIEMCNALNSLSENQSLVRMPPWSNFWLLAAMSLSMSLHFMIIYVDPLPMIFKLTHLTVEQWVVVLKLSFPVILIDEVLKFFARNYVESTESK, encoded by the exons ATGGAGAACGCACACACAAAGACCCCGGCAGAATGCCTGTCTTACTTCAGTGTCAACGAGAACACCGGCTTGAGCCCGGACCAGTTCAAGAAGAACCTGGACAAGTACGGCTTCAACG AGCTGCCAGCGGAAGAAG gcaAAAGCATCTGGGAGCTGATCATTGAGCAGTTTGAAGACCTGCTGGTCCGAATCCTGCTGCTGGCTGCCTGTATCTCTTTT GTTCTGGCTTGGTTTGAGGAAGGTGAGGAGACCATCACTGCCTTCGTGGAGCCCTTTGTCATCCTCCTGATCCTCATCGCTAATGCTGTGGTCGGAGTGTGGCAG GAGCGTAATGCTGAGGATGCTATCGAGGCTCTCAAGGAGTACGAGCCTGAGATGGGCAAAGTCTACCGTTCTGACAGAAAGAGTGTGCAGAGGATCAAGGCCAGAGAAATCGTCCCCGGAGACATCGTGGAAGTGTCTG TTGGTGACAAAGTCCCCGCTGACATCAGGATTGTTTCCATCAAGTCCACCACCCTGCGTGTTGACCAGTCCATCCTCACTG gtgAGTCCGTCAGTGTGATTAAGCACACCGAGTCTGTGCCCGACCCCAGAGCTGTCAACCAGGACAAGAAGAACATGCTTTTCTCT GGCACCAACATTGCTGCTGGCAAGGCCATCGGTGTGGCCATTGCCACCGGAGTTTCCACTGAAATCGGCAAAATCCGTGACCAGATGGCTGCCACCGAGCAGGAGAAGACCCCTCTGCAGGCTAAGTTGGATGAGTTTGGCGAGCAGCTCTCCAAGGTCATCTCTCTGATCTGCGTCGCCGTGTGGGCTATCAACATCGGCCACTTCAACGACCCCGTGCACGGAGGCTCATGGATCCGTGGCGCTGTTTACTACTTCAAGATTGCCGTCGCTCTGGCTGTGGCCGCTATCCCTGAAG GTCTGCCTGCTGTCATCACTACCTGCCTGGCTCTCGGCACCCGCCGTATGGCCAAGAAGAACGCCATCGTCAGAAGCCTGCCCTCTGTGGAAACCTTGGGCTGCACCTCTGTCATCTGCTCCGACAAAACCGGCACCCTGACCACCAACCAGATGTGTGTGACCAAG ATGTTCATTGTCAAAAGCGCCGAGGGCAGCCATGTTGACCTTGATGCTTTCGATATCTCCGGCTCCAAGTACACCCCAGAGGGCGAGGT TTCCCAGGGTGGTGCACGGACCAACTGCAGCTCCTATGACGGCCTTGTTGAGATCGCCACCATCTGCGCCCTGTGCAACGACTCCTCTCTGGACTACAACGAG GCTAAGAAGATCTATGAGAAGGTCGGTGAGGCTACTGAGACAGCTCTGTCCTGCCTGGTCGAGAAGATGAACGTGTTCAACACCAACGTGAAGAACCTGTCCAGAATCGAGAGGGCCAATGCTTGCTGCTCC GTCGTCAAGCAACTGATGAAGAAGAACTTCACTCTGGAGTTCTCCCGTGACAGGAAGTCCATGTCTGTGTACTGCACTCCCACCAAGGGTGACGGTGGCGCCAAGATGTTCGTGAAG GGTGCCCCCGAGGGTGTCATTGAAAGGTGCGCTTACGTACGCGTCGGCACCACCCGCGTCCCCCTGACCAACACCATCAAGGAGAAGATCATGGCCGTTATCAGGGACTGGGGTACCGGCCGCGACACCCTGCGTTGTCTGGCTCTGGCCACCCGTGACACCCCTCTGAAGCCAGAAGAGATGAATCTGGAGGACTCCACCAAGTTCGCTGATTACGAG AATGACCTGACCTTTGTTGGCTGCGTGGGCATGTTGGATCCCCCTCGTAAGGAGGTGACTGGCTCCATCGAGCTGTGCAAAGCTGCCGGAATCCGTGTAATTATGATCACTG GTGACAACAAGGGAACCGCCATTGCCATCTGCCGCCGTATCGGCATcttcaaggaggatgaggatgttgcCAACAAGGCCTACACTGGACGTGAGTTTGATGACCTTCCCAGCCACGAGCAGTCCGAGGCTGTCCGTAGAGCTTGCTGCTTCGCCCGCGTGGAGCCATCGCACAAGTCCAAGATCGTGGAGTTCTTGCAGGgttatgatgacatcactgccaTG ACCGGTGATGGTGTGAACGATGCCCCCGCCCTGAAGAAGGCCGAGATTGGCATCGCCATGGGCTCTGGCACTGCCGTTGCCAAGTCTGCCTCTGAGATGGTCCTGGCTGACGACAACTTCTCCTCCATTGTGGCCGCCGTTGAGGAGGGCAGAGCTATTTACAACAACATGAAGCAGTTCATCCGATACCTCATCTCCTCCAACGTTGGCGAGGTTGTCTG TATCTTCTTGACCGCCGCTCTGGGTCTTCCTGAGGCTCTGATCCCCGTCCAGTTGCTGTGGGTCAACCTGGTTACTGATGGTCTGCCTGCCACCGCTCTGGGATTCAACCCCCCTGATCTGGACATCATGGGCAAGCCCCCACGTTCTCCCAAGGAGCCCCTGATCTCCGGCTGGCTCTTCTTCAGATACATGGCCATCGGTG GATACGTCGGTGCCGCCACTGTTGGTGGAGCTGCTTGGTGGTTCCTCTACGACCCCACTGGTCCCATGATCACCTACCACCAGCTG TCCCACTTCATGCAGTGCCATGACGAGAACGAGGACTTTGCCGGCATCGAATGCGAAATCTTTGAGGCCGCTCCTCCCATGACCATGGCTCTGTCTGTGCTGGTCACCATCGAGATGTGCAACGCCCTCAACAG cttgtCTGAGAACCAGTCCCTGGTCCGCATGCCCCCATGGAGCAACTTCTGGCTGCTCGCCGCCATGTCCCTGTCCATGTCCCTGCACTTCATGATCATCTATGTTGACCCTCTGCCC ATGATCTTCAAGTTGACCCATCTGACCGTGGAACAGTGGGTCGTCGTGCTCAAACTCTCCTTCCCCGTCATCCTCATTGACGAGGTGTTGAAGTTCTTCGCCCGTAACTACGTTGAGA GTACAGAGTCTAAATAG
- the atp2a1l gene encoding ATPase sarcoplasmic/endoplasmic reticulum Ca2+ transporting 1, like isoform X2: MENAHTKTPAECLSYFSVNENTGLSPDQFKKNLDKYGFNELPAEEGKSIWELIIEQFEDLLVRILLLAACISFVLAWFEEGEETITAFVEPFVILLILIANAVVGVWQERNAEDAIEALKEYEPEMGKVYRSDRKSVQRIKAREIVPGDIVEVSVGDKVPADIRIVSIKSTTLRVDQSILTGESVSVIKHTESVPDPRAVNQDKKNMLFSGTNIAAGKAIGVAIATGVSTEIGKIRDQMAATEQEKTPLQAKLDEFGEQLSKVISLICVAVWAINIGHFNDPVHGGSWIRGAVYYFKIAVALAVAAIPEGLPAVITTCLALGTRRMAKKNAIVRSLPSVETLGCTSVICSDKTGTLTTNQMCVTKMFIVKSAEGSHVDLDAFDISGSKYTPEGEVSQGGARTNCSSYDGLVEIATICALCNDSSLDYNEAKKIYEKVGEATETALSCLVEKMNVFNTNVKNLSRIERANACCSVVKQLMKKNFTLEFSRDRKSMSVYCTPTKGDGGAKMFVKGAPEGVIERCAYVRVGTTRVPLTNTIKEKIMAVIRDWGTGRDTLRCLALATRDTPLKPEEMNLEDSTKFADYENDLTFVGCVGMLDPPRKEVTGSIELCKAAGIRVIMITGDNKGTAIAICRRIGIFKEDEDVANKAYTGREFDDLPSHEQSEAVRRACCFARVEPSHKSKIVEFLQGYDDITAMTGDGVNDAPALKKAEIGIAMGSGTAVAKSASEMVLADDNFSSIVAAVEEGRAIYNNMKQFIRYLISSNVGEVVCIFLTAALGLPEALIPVQLLWVNLVTDGLPATALGFNPPDLDIMGKPPRSPKEPLISGWLFFRYMAIGGYVGAATVGGAAWWFLYDPTGPMITYHQLSHFMQCHDENEDFAGIECEIFEAAPPMTMALSVLVTIEMCNALNSLSENQSLVRMPPWSNFWLLAAMSLSMSLHFMIIYVDPLPMIFKLTHLTVEQWVVVLKLSFPVILIDEVLKFFARNYVEN; this comes from the exons ATGGAGAACGCACACACAAAGACCCCGGCAGAATGCCTGTCTTACTTCAGTGTCAACGAGAACACCGGCTTGAGCCCGGACCAGTTCAAGAAGAACCTGGACAAGTACGGCTTCAACG AGCTGCCAGCGGAAGAAG gcaAAAGCATCTGGGAGCTGATCATTGAGCAGTTTGAAGACCTGCTGGTCCGAATCCTGCTGCTGGCTGCCTGTATCTCTTTT GTTCTGGCTTGGTTTGAGGAAGGTGAGGAGACCATCACTGCCTTCGTGGAGCCCTTTGTCATCCTCCTGATCCTCATCGCTAATGCTGTGGTCGGAGTGTGGCAG GAGCGTAATGCTGAGGATGCTATCGAGGCTCTCAAGGAGTACGAGCCTGAGATGGGCAAAGTCTACCGTTCTGACAGAAAGAGTGTGCAGAGGATCAAGGCCAGAGAAATCGTCCCCGGAGACATCGTGGAAGTGTCTG TTGGTGACAAAGTCCCCGCTGACATCAGGATTGTTTCCATCAAGTCCACCACCCTGCGTGTTGACCAGTCCATCCTCACTG gtgAGTCCGTCAGTGTGATTAAGCACACCGAGTCTGTGCCCGACCCCAGAGCTGTCAACCAGGACAAGAAGAACATGCTTTTCTCT GGCACCAACATTGCTGCTGGCAAGGCCATCGGTGTGGCCATTGCCACCGGAGTTTCCACTGAAATCGGCAAAATCCGTGACCAGATGGCTGCCACCGAGCAGGAGAAGACCCCTCTGCAGGCTAAGTTGGATGAGTTTGGCGAGCAGCTCTCCAAGGTCATCTCTCTGATCTGCGTCGCCGTGTGGGCTATCAACATCGGCCACTTCAACGACCCCGTGCACGGAGGCTCATGGATCCGTGGCGCTGTTTACTACTTCAAGATTGCCGTCGCTCTGGCTGTGGCCGCTATCCCTGAAG GTCTGCCTGCTGTCATCACTACCTGCCTGGCTCTCGGCACCCGCCGTATGGCCAAGAAGAACGCCATCGTCAGAAGCCTGCCCTCTGTGGAAACCTTGGGCTGCACCTCTGTCATCTGCTCCGACAAAACCGGCACCCTGACCACCAACCAGATGTGTGTGACCAAG ATGTTCATTGTCAAAAGCGCCGAGGGCAGCCATGTTGACCTTGATGCTTTCGATATCTCCGGCTCCAAGTACACCCCAGAGGGCGAGGT TTCCCAGGGTGGTGCACGGACCAACTGCAGCTCCTATGACGGCCTTGTTGAGATCGCCACCATCTGCGCCCTGTGCAACGACTCCTCTCTGGACTACAACGAG GCTAAGAAGATCTATGAGAAGGTCGGTGAGGCTACTGAGACAGCTCTGTCCTGCCTGGTCGAGAAGATGAACGTGTTCAACACCAACGTGAAGAACCTGTCCAGAATCGAGAGGGCCAATGCTTGCTGCTCC GTCGTCAAGCAACTGATGAAGAAGAACTTCACTCTGGAGTTCTCCCGTGACAGGAAGTCCATGTCTGTGTACTGCACTCCCACCAAGGGTGACGGTGGCGCCAAGATGTTCGTGAAG GGTGCCCCCGAGGGTGTCATTGAAAGGTGCGCTTACGTACGCGTCGGCACCACCCGCGTCCCCCTGACCAACACCATCAAGGAGAAGATCATGGCCGTTATCAGGGACTGGGGTACCGGCCGCGACACCCTGCGTTGTCTGGCTCTGGCCACCCGTGACACCCCTCTGAAGCCAGAAGAGATGAATCTGGAGGACTCCACCAAGTTCGCTGATTACGAG AATGACCTGACCTTTGTTGGCTGCGTGGGCATGTTGGATCCCCCTCGTAAGGAGGTGACTGGCTCCATCGAGCTGTGCAAAGCTGCCGGAATCCGTGTAATTATGATCACTG GTGACAACAAGGGAACCGCCATTGCCATCTGCCGCCGTATCGGCATcttcaaggaggatgaggatgttgcCAACAAGGCCTACACTGGACGTGAGTTTGATGACCTTCCCAGCCACGAGCAGTCCGAGGCTGTCCGTAGAGCTTGCTGCTTCGCCCGCGTGGAGCCATCGCACAAGTCCAAGATCGTGGAGTTCTTGCAGGgttatgatgacatcactgccaTG ACCGGTGATGGTGTGAACGATGCCCCCGCCCTGAAGAAGGCCGAGATTGGCATCGCCATGGGCTCTGGCACTGCCGTTGCCAAGTCTGCCTCTGAGATGGTCCTGGCTGACGACAACTTCTCCTCCATTGTGGCCGCCGTTGAGGAGGGCAGAGCTATTTACAACAACATGAAGCAGTTCATCCGATACCTCATCTCCTCCAACGTTGGCGAGGTTGTCTG TATCTTCTTGACCGCCGCTCTGGGTCTTCCTGAGGCTCTGATCCCCGTCCAGTTGCTGTGGGTCAACCTGGTTACTGATGGTCTGCCTGCCACCGCTCTGGGATTCAACCCCCCTGATCTGGACATCATGGGCAAGCCCCCACGTTCTCCCAAGGAGCCCCTGATCTCCGGCTGGCTCTTCTTCAGATACATGGCCATCGGTG GATACGTCGGTGCCGCCACTGTTGGTGGAGCTGCTTGGTGGTTCCTCTACGACCCCACTGGTCCCATGATCACCTACCACCAGCTG TCCCACTTCATGCAGTGCCATGACGAGAACGAGGACTTTGCCGGCATCGAATGCGAAATCTTTGAGGCCGCTCCTCCCATGACCATGGCTCTGTCTGTGCTGGTCACCATCGAGATGTGCAACGCCCTCAACAG cttgtCTGAGAACCAGTCCCTGGTCCGCATGCCCCCATGGAGCAACTTCTGGCTGCTCGCCGCCATGTCCCTGTCCATGTCCCTGCACTTCATGATCATCTATGTTGACCCTCTGCCC ATGATCTTCAAGTTGACCCATCTGACCGTGGAACAGTGGGTCGTCGTGCTCAAACTCTCCTTCCCCGTCATCCTCATTGACGAGGTGTTGAAGTTCTTCGCCCGTAACTACGTTGAGA ACTAA